The following proteins come from a genomic window of Methanoculleus caldifontis:
- a CDS encoding Ig-like domain-containing protein, giving the protein MTKHTHLALLCAVIVLGLLIPPALAVGTAPGTPREYVLPGGQEHPSIDGDMVVFERSLLNGPKDIYCMSTSGTGLRPITNDNVPQERPSISGDYVVWQENRNGNWDIYLYSFSKDETLQLTDSPADQWLPVIHGNYVVWYDNRGGSTDICLYDISAKKEKGMIGCNPELGTDTTKFKPALSDDYVSWEEVGSGLRLYEIATGTKRTVSSSSMPQSWPSIAGDLIAWEDYRWGAAWQSAIYLKDLSTGSERQLTTLSAEQVSPALSGSIIAWEDKRDGQWSIYMYDLADLPGGEEMSVPTAGGEQIYPAVSGNTIVWQKNRGDFANICIYTYVADEPVQIVTRIEVEPSTTVMEIGEEFKFNATCYDQDDNAMPDLKVTWACSNATVGFIDPGGYFLASAAGIATITASTAGVSAQATVIVDAPEQILTTVEIAPSTATVAVGTTREFAVACYDQSGNLMTGVPVAWASSNTTVGTVNESGTFTALAEGTADLTATAGGLSATAAVTVIAPASPVLTGIEVAPATATVETGETLAFTATALDQFGTAMSGVPITWASGNETVGTIDAAGTFTARAVGTTTVTASAGGVTGTATVTVAAEAPVAASITVAPAAATLAVNDHQQFIATVLDQFGNELPGPAVTWTSSNGTVGTISTDGIFTALAAGTATVTASAGGVAGTATVSVAADEQPIGLVAVSPSAVTLGIADARQFEAIVFDRAGRIVPDAEVLWASSDEAVGTVGADGIFTALAAGTTAVTASVDGVTGTAAVTVRDDAPALASISIAPSAITLAAGETERFVATGYDQSGRVMPDVGVIWACSDADVGMIGADGTFVALAAGTATVTASADGVTGTAAVTVVSLAPGLVVSPAAIALDAGASRQFIATLYDPEGNEMPVAEVIWSCNDPAVGTINTAGFFTAAGEGTATVTALVEETGETGTATVTVRPVLPAPGRIVVSPSDLTIAAGNSVALTATVFDPDGNVVADPGIAWSCDDENVGTIGADGVFTALAAGTATVTASAGGISGIACVTVEPSFSVPACIEVAPASATLKPGESRAFIATVFDQCDDEMDWVRVAWSCSNPQVGTIDRNGLFTAVAEGTATVKASIGSVERTVAVTVAGGSTPGGSSGSSRGSGGSSRPTFDAGTCENLRNGETFTFSGIATSSVDSVSVTASGTIPRLMLTVKGAGSPSGAQPPAGEIFEYVEITLNWANPQDVSSATVAFTIPAAWLEAHGMAPEDVVLMRCVNGEWQSLETEVIGEGNGNYRFRATTPGFSTFAIVAAPVNATPTEEPVPTVTEEPNVTVTETGNVTEEATPETTAVPTTAPAAPLVYAPFLAPLAFLLWARRKN; this is encoded by the coding sequence ATGACAAAACACACACACCTGGCACTCCTGTGCGCAGTCATCGTCCTCGGACTGCTGATACCGCCGGCCCTCGCGGTAGGTACCGCTCCGGGAACGCCGCGGGAATACGTCCTTCCCGGCGGGCAGGAGCATCCGAGCATCGACGGCGATATGGTCGTCTTTGAGCGCAGTCTGCTCAATGGACCAAAAGACATCTACTGTATGAGCACATCGGGCACCGGCTTGCGCCCGATCACGAACGACAACGTACCGCAGGAGCGGCCGTCCATCTCGGGCGACTACGTCGTCTGGCAGGAGAACCGGAACGGGAACTGGGACATCTACCTCTACTCGTTCTCGAAGGACGAGACCCTCCAGCTCACCGATAGTCCGGCCGACCAGTGGCTGCCGGTCATCCACGGAAACTACGTCGTCTGGTACGACAACCGCGGAGGAAGCACCGACATCTGCCTCTACGACATCAGCGCCAAGAAAGAGAAGGGCATGATCGGCTGCAACCCTGAACTCGGCACCGACACGACCAAGTTCAAGCCCGCGCTCTCGGACGATTACGTCTCCTGGGAAGAGGTGGGCTCGGGGCTCCGGCTCTACGAGATCGCCACGGGAACAAAGCGGACGGTCTCGTCAAGCAGCATGCCCCAGTCGTGGCCCTCGATAGCCGGGGACCTCATCGCCTGGGAGGACTACCGGTGGGGAGCGGCATGGCAGTCCGCGATCTACCTCAAGGACCTCAGCACCGGGAGCGAGCGCCAGCTGACGACGCTGAGCGCCGAACAGGTCTCGCCGGCACTCAGCGGGAGCATCATCGCCTGGGAGGACAAGCGCGATGGGCAGTGGAGCATCTACATGTATGACCTCGCAGACCTCCCCGGCGGCGAGGAGATGTCGGTGCCCACCGCCGGCGGCGAGCAGATCTACCCGGCCGTCAGCGGCAACACGATCGTCTGGCAGAAGAACCGGGGCGACTTCGCGAACATCTGCATCTACACCTACGTCGCCGACGAGCCCGTACAGATCGTCACCAGGATCGAGGTTGAGCCCTCCACGACCGTCATGGAGATCGGCGAGGAGTTCAAGTTCAACGCGACCTGTTACGACCAGGACGACAACGCCATGCCCGACCTGAAGGTCACCTGGGCCTGCAGCAACGCCACGGTCGGGTTCATCGACCCCGGCGGCTACTTCCTCGCTTCCGCCGCAGGCATCGCGACCATCACCGCATCGACGGCCGGGGTCTCCGCACAGGCGACCGTCATCGTCGACGCCCCCGAGCAGATCCTCACGACCGTCGAGATCGCGCCGTCCACGGCCACCGTCGCGGTCGGCACGACACGAGAGTTCGCCGTCGCCTGCTACGACCAGTCCGGCAACCTCATGACCGGCGTCCCGGTCGCCTGGGCGAGCAGCAACACGACCGTCGGCACGGTCAATGAGAGCGGCACGTTCACCGCCCTCGCCGAAGGCACGGCCGATCTCACCGCAACGGCAGGCGGACTCTCTGCAACGGCAGCCGTCACGGTCATCGCCCCGGCGTCCCCGGTCCTGACCGGGATTGAGGTCGCACCGGCCACGGCCACCGTCGAGACCGGCGAGACGCTGGCCTTCACCGCAACCGCCCTCGACCAGTTCGGCACCGCCATGAGCGGGGTTCCCATCACCTGGGCGAGCGGTAACGAGACCGTCGGGACCATCGATGCCGCCGGCACCTTCACCGCACGTGCCGTGGGCACGACGACCGTCACCGCCTCGGCGGGCGGCGTCACCGGGACCGCGACCGTGACCGTCGCCGCCGAAGCGCCGGTCGCCGCGAGCATCACCGTCGCACCCGCCGCGGCCACGCTTGCCGTGAACGACCACCAGCAGTTCATCGCGACCGTCCTCGACCAGTTCGGCAACGAACTGCCGGGACCCGCAGTCACCTGGACGAGCAGCAACGGGACCGTCGGCACGATCAGCACGGACGGAATCTTCACCGCACTCGCCGCGGGCACCGCGACCGTCACCGCCTCGGCGGGCGGCGTCGCCGGAACGGCAACGGTCTCCGTCGCCGCCGACGAACAGCCGATCGGATTGGTCGCCGTCTCCCCGTCCGCAGTCACCCTGGGCATCGCCGATGCCCGGCAGTTCGAGGCGATCGTCTTTGACCGGGCCGGCAGGATCGTCCCGGACGCTGAGGTCCTCTGGGCGAGCAGCGACGAGGCCGTCGGCACGGTCGGCGCGGACGGAATCTTCACCGCGCTCGCCGCGGGCACCACGGCCGTCACCGCCTCGGTCGACGGCGTCACCGGGACCGCGGCCGTAACGGTCCGCGACGATGCCCCGGCCCTTGCCTCGATCAGCATCGCACCGTCGGCGATCACCCTCGCCGCCGGCGAGACCGAACGCTTCGTCGCCACCGGCTACGACCAGAGCGGCCGTGTTATGCCGGACGTCGGAGTAATCTGGGCCTGCAGCGACGCAGATGTCGGCATGATCGGTGCCGACGGAACCTTCGTCGCGCTCGCCGCGGGCACCGCGACCGTCACCGCCTCGGCAGACGGCGTCACCGGGACCGCGGCCGTAACGGTCGTCAGCCTCGCTCCCGGGCTTGTGGTCTCCCCTGCGGCGATCGCCCTTGATGCCGGGGCTTCGCGGCAGTTCATCGCGACCCTGTATGACCCGGAGGGCAACGAGATGCCCGTCGCTGAAGTGATCTGGTCGTGCAACGATCCGGCCGTCGGCACGATCAACACGGCCGGGTTCTTCACCGCCGCCGGTGAGGGGACCGCGACCGTCACCGCCCTGGTCGAAGAGACCGGCGAGACCGGAACCGCGACCGTGACCGTGCGGCCGGTGCTCCCGGCGCCCGGCCGGATCGTGGTCAGCCCCTCCGACCTCACCATCGCCGCCGGCAACAGCGTGGCGCTCACCGCCACGGTCTTCGATCCGGACGGCAACGTCGTCGCAGACCCCGGGATTGCCTGGTCGTGCGACGACGAGAATGTCGGCACGATCGGTGCGGACGGAGTCTTTACCGCCCTCGCGGCAGGGACCGCCACCGTCACCGCCTCGGCCGGCGGGATCTCGGGCATCGCCTGCGTGACCGTCGAGCCTTCCTTCTCCGTCCCGGCCTGCATCGAGGTCGCACCGGCCTCGGCCACGCTCAAGCCGGGGGAGAGCCGGGCGTTCATCGCCACGGTCTTTGACCAGTGCGACGACGAGATGGACTGGGTCAGGGTCGCATGGTCGTGCTCCAACCCGCAGGTCGGCACGATCGACCGGAACGGCCTCTTCACGGCCGTTGCAGAGGGCACCGCAACCGTGAAAGCCTCGATAGGCAGCGTGGAGAGGACGGTGGCGGTCACCGTCGCCGGAGGCTCCACGCCGGGCGGCTCTTCGGGCTCGTCGAGAGGCAGCGGCGGCAGCAGCAGGCCCACCTTCGATGCGGGGACGTGCGAGAACCTGAGGAACGGCGAGACGTTCACGTTCTCGGGCATCGCCACCTCGTCGGTAGACAGCGTCTCCGTCACGGCGTCCGGCACCATCCCGAGGCTGATGCTGACCGTGAAGGGTGCAGGCTCACCCTCCGGGGCGCAGCCTCCTGCCGGCGAGATCTTCGAGTACGTCGAGATCACCCTCAACTGGGCAAACCCGCAGGACGTCAGCAGCGCGACCGTGGCCTTCACCATCCCGGCCGCGTGGCTTGAGGCGCACGGCATGGCCCCTGAGGACGTCGTGCTCATGCGCTGCGTCAACGGCGAATGGCAGAGCCTGGAGACCGAGGTCATCGGCGAGGGCAACGGGAACTACCGGTTCCGGGCAACCACGCCCGGCTTCTCCACCTTCGCCATCGTCGCGGCGCCGGTGAACGCGACCCCGACCGAAGAGCCGGTCCCCACGGTCACGGAGGAGCCGAACGTCACCGTCACCGAGACCGGGAACGTGACCGAAGAGGCGACGCCGGAGACGACCGCCGTGCCGACGACGGCACCGGCGGCACCGCTCGTCTACGCGCCCTTCCTCGCTCCGCTGGCCTTCCTCCTCTGGGCGAGAAGGAAGAACTAA
- a CDS encoding PQQ-dependent sugar dehydrogenase produces MTNITPVIASLLLVLALVVGAGAQVVGSSNLSDINESSNQTIEGMENMSGNATDLTNAESPLAAILENGTPLTNLTVSNVTAEIGLELVAGNFTAPLAVAAPDDGTGRIFVVDQIGVVNVVDANGTTLPEPFLDLREEMVELRPTYDERGLLGFTFHPNFSENGKVYAFYSAPLREEAAEDWNCTNHISEFEVDPQDPNRVNVTSEKVLMYIDKPYHNHNGGPIAFGPADGYLYVALGDAGRANDVGIAHTTGIGNGQDLTKIYGKILRIDVDNVTDGNVTAPQNVTPMGNQTDDAAVNLTENPPEPTWTTFAGSLYGIPDDNPFAENQTEILDAYAYDSVPPEIYAYGLRNPAYMSFDSGGNNALFVADAGQNLFEEVDVIYAGGNYGWNIREGTHCFDPDNPTEPPESCNVTGYLGEPLIGPIFEGGRDLGIVVVGGNVYRGTAVPELEGSYVFGYWSDSRTVGNGTLLVATPPEGWAEGELPQSAGNLTAEQNAMWETRTVNITGQENLGMFLRGFGEDADGELYVLTNDVGGPDNTTSTGRVWKIVAPAAAGPTPTPTGNVTPAPTMNVTPVPTGNVTPPATANVTPTPTPTAGAAVTVNVTADDMAFDTDAITVPAGANVTMVFENLDDGIPHNVAVYMDSSASEEIFVGEVITGPDEVTYTFTAPSEAGTYYFRCDVHPSMNGDFIVE; encoded by the coding sequence ATGACGAACATTACCCCTGTCATAGCATCCCTCCTCCTGGTCCTCGCACTCGTCGTGGGTGCGGGCGCACAGGTGGTGGGATCGAGCAATCTCAGCGATATCAACGAGAGTTCAAACCAGACGATCGAAGGCATGGAGAACATGAGCGGCAACGCGACGGACCTCACGAACGCGGAATCTCCGCTCGCCGCGATACTTGAGAACGGCACGCCCCTGACGAACCTGACGGTCTCGAATGTTACGGCCGAGATCGGCCTTGAACTCGTGGCCGGGAACTTCACCGCGCCCCTCGCGGTCGCGGCCCCCGACGACGGGACCGGGCGGATCTTCGTCGTGGACCAGATCGGCGTCGTGAACGTCGTCGACGCGAACGGGACCACGCTCCCCGAGCCGTTCCTGGACCTCCGGGAGGAGATGGTCGAGCTCCGCCCGACCTACGACGAGCGCGGCCTCCTCGGCTTTACGTTCCACCCGAACTTCTCGGAGAACGGGAAGGTCTACGCGTTCTACAGCGCACCCCTGCGCGAGGAAGCCGCCGAGGACTGGAACTGCACGAACCATATCTCCGAGTTTGAGGTCGACCCACAAGACCCGAACCGGGTGAACGTGACCTCCGAGAAGGTGCTGATGTACATCGACAAGCCCTACCATAACCACAACGGCGGCCCGATCGCCTTCGGTCCCGCCGACGGTTACCTCTACGTGGCGCTCGGCGATGCCGGAAGGGCGAACGACGTCGGGATAGCCCATACCACCGGTATCGGGAACGGCCAGGACCTCACGAAGATCTACGGCAAGATCCTCCGGATCGATGTGGACAACGTCACCGACGGGAACGTGACGGCTCCGCAGAACGTGACCCCTATGGGGAACCAGACCGATGATGCAGCCGTCAACCTGACGGAGAACCCGCCCGAGCCGACGTGGACGACGTTTGCCGGCAGCCTCTACGGTATACCCGACGACAACCCGTTCGCGGAGAACCAGACCGAGATCCTCGACGCCTACGCCTACGATTCCGTCCCGCCCGAGATCTACGCCTACGGGCTCCGGAACCCGGCCTACATGTCCTTTGATTCCGGCGGCAACAACGCGCTCTTCGTCGCGGACGCGGGCCAGAACCTCTTTGAGGAGGTGGACGTCATCTATGCCGGAGGCAACTACGGCTGGAACATCCGCGAGGGCACGCACTGCTTCGACCCCGACAACCCCACGGAGCCGCCTGAGTCCTGCAACGTCACCGGATACCTGGGAGAGCCGCTGATCGGGCCTATCTTCGAGGGCGGCCGTGACCTCGGCATCGTCGTCGTCGGCGGCAACGTCTACCGCGGCACCGCGGTCCCGGAGCTCGAGGGCAGCTACGTCTTCGGCTACTGGAGCGACAGCCGGACGGTGGGCAACGGCACCCTCCTCGTCGCCACGCCTCCTGAGGGGTGGGCTGAGGGAGAACTGCCGCAGTCCGCCGGGAACCTGACGGCCGAGCAGAACGCCATGTGGGAGACCCGGACGGTGAACATCACCGGCCAGGAGAACCTCGGCATGTTCCTGCGCGGGTTCGGTGAGGACGCCGACGGCGAGCTCTACGTGCTGACGAACGACGTGGGCGGTCCCGACAACACCACCAGCACCGGCAGGGTCTGGAAGATTGTGGCGCCCGCCGCCGCCGGCCCCACGCCGACCCCGACCGGGAACGTCACTCCGGCTCCGACGATGAACGTCACCCCGGTCCCGACCGGGAACGTGACTCCGCCGGCGACGGCGAACGTGACCCCGACCCCGACCCCGACGGCCGGGGCTGCCGTGACGGTGAACGTCACCGCCGACGACATGGCCTTCGATACGGATGCCATCACGGTGCCGGCGGGAGCGAACGTGACGATGGTCTTTGAGAACCTGGACGACGGCATCCCCCACAACGTCGCTGTCTACATGGACTCCTCGGCGAGCGAAGAAATCTTCGTCGGCGAGGTCATCACCGGACCGGACGAGGTCACCTACACCTTCACGGCCCCCTCCGAGGCCGGGACCTACTACTTCCGGTGCGACGTGCACCCCTCCATGAACGGCGATTTCATCGTGGAGTGA